One Chromatiales bacterium DNA window includes the following coding sequences:
- a CDS encoding L,D-transpeptidase family protein, with product MVYPLKIILLLSSFVGSVWAANFSYNQDHIIVGSLRIVTAQADDTFVSLGQQYSLGYDEMIIANPDIDAWVPKEGSEIILPGQFILPSSDYRGIYINLAEMRIYYYPEGSTQTSVYTYPISIGRGDWLTPKANAEVIDKIVEPTWYPPESVREEHALAGEILPRSVPPGADNPLGKYALQLNLPGYFIHGTNRPEGVGMKVTHGCIRLRPADIEILFNMTPRQTPVTIQYLPFKVAVEEGVAYLEAHEGDDPQVLGSYLGAAIIELSRLLADKEIPVDWEKFIRVAKESRGFPVPVNLGSYPLVMHRQERLKTQREKRDYIF from the coding sequence ATGGTTTATCCATTAAAAATTATCTTGCTGCTTAGTAGTTTTGTCGGCAGCGTTTGGGCAGCGAATTTTAGTTATAATCAAGACCATATTATAGTAGGTTCGTTGCGCATTGTCACAGCACAAGCCGACGATACCTTTGTTTCACTCGGTCAGCAATACTCGCTCGGCTACGATGAAATGATCATAGCCAACCCCGATATAGATGCCTGGGTGCCTAAAGAAGGCAGCGAGATTATTTTGCCCGGACAATTTATCTTACCAAGTTCCGACTATCGTGGCATTTACATAAATCTGGCCGAGATGAGAATATATTACTACCCTGAGGGTAGTACTCAAACCTCAGTTTATACCTATCCGATCAGTATAGGGCGTGGTGATTGGCTCACCCCGAAGGCAAATGCTGAAGTTATAGATAAAATAGTAGAACCGACTTGGTATCCACCCGAGAGCGTGCGCGAAGAACATGCGCTAGCTGGCGAAATTCTTCCACGATCAGTGCCACCCGGCGCAGATAACCCGTTGGGGAAATACGCATTGCAATTGAATTTACCAGGCTACTTCATACACGGAACAAATCGCCCCGAAGGAGTGGGTATGAAAGTAACGCACGGTTGCATACGTTTGCGGCCTGCTGATATCGAGATATTGTTTAATATGACACCGCGTCAGACGCCAGTGACCATTCAATATCTACCGTTTAAGGTTGCAGTTGAGGAGGGTGTAGCCTACTTAGAAGCACACGAAGGAGATGATCCACAGGTACTAGGCAGTTACTTGGGTGCAGCTATTATAGAATTGAGCCGTCTGTTAGCAGATAAGGAAATACCGGTTGATTGGGAGAAATTTATCCGTGTTGCTAAAGAGTCGCGCGGTTTTCCAGTACCTGTGAACCTAGGTTCATATCCATTGGTCATGCATAGACAAGAGCGACTGAAAACACAACGCGAGAAGAGAGATTATATCTTTTAA
- a CDS encoding aminotransferase class V-fold PLP-dependent enzyme has protein sequence MNIIKEIASEFPHNYVVHLNHAGIGPWPMRTVRAIYDFAKENACYGAMRSPNWSKRASELRGVIAELINAENKDEIALLKNTSEALSTIAYGIDWVNTDNIVVGMQEFPSNRIVWESLHHTKSVEIRVIDLYAVDTPERALIEATDKHTKLIAVSSIQYATGYRMDLDTLGQYCHNHNILFCVDAIQSLGAAPLDVQSSCIDFLAADAHKWLLAPEGIALFYCRNSHISKLKLNQYGWQSLEDCNNYDALYNEADKMKWQLKADAGRFECGSLNHLGIYALHASLSLLNEVGMQEVYKRVSQNATYIANNLDKNRFALLTPNNENQRGGIISCIALNSDNKDLFDYMIAQNIFCAYRGGGIRLSPHFYNTIKDLDSALELLHKYS, from the coding sequence ATGAACATTATAAAAGAAATTGCCAGTGAATTTCCACATAATTATGTAGTACATCTAAATCATGCTGGTATAGGACCGTGGCCAATGCGCACCGTGCGGGCGATATACGATTTTGCCAAAGAAAATGCATGCTACGGTGCGATGCGGTCACCAAACTGGTCTAAACGGGCTAGCGAATTGCGTGGCGTGATTGCTGAACTGATAAACGCTGAAAATAAAGACGAAATTGCTTTACTCAAAAACACCTCAGAAGCCCTATCAACCATCGCTTATGGTATTGACTGGGTTAATACTGATAATATCGTTGTAGGTATGCAGGAGTTCCCGTCTAACAGAATAGTTTGGGAGTCTCTACACCATACTAAATCGGTAGAAATACGGGTTATAGACTTATATGCAGTTGATACACCTGAGCGCGCATTAATTGAAGCGACTGACAAGCATACCAAATTAATTGCAGTAAGTTCTATACAGTATGCCACCGGCTATCGTATGGATTTAGATACTCTAGGGCAATATTGTCATAATCATAATATCTTGTTTTGTGTAGATGCGATACAAAGCCTAGGGGCAGCGCCGCTCGATGTGCAGAGCAGCTGCATAGATTTTTTGGCCGCCGATGCCCATAAATGGTTACTGGCACCTGAAGGTATTGCTCTATTCTACTGCCGGAACTCGCATATATCTAAACTAAAATTAAATCAATATGGATGGCAAAGTTTAGAAGATTGTAATAATTACGATGCTCTTTATAACGAAGCTGATAAAATGAAATGGCAACTTAAAGCTGATGCCGGGCGGTTTGAATGTGGTAGTTTGAATCATTTAGGGATTTATGCGCTCCATGCCAGCTTGAGCTTATTGAATGAGGTTGGCATGCAAGAGGTATATAAGCGGGTTAGTCAAAATGCGACTTATATAGCCAATAATTTAGATAAAAACCGCTTTGCATTGTTGACGCCCAACAACGAAAATCAACGCGGCGGAATAATCAGCTGTATAGCATTAAACAGCGATAATAAGGATTTATTCGACTATATGATAGCGCAAAATATATTTTGCGCTTATCGTGGCGGCGGCATACGCTTGTCTCCGCATTTCTACAATACTATAAAAGATTTAGATAGTGCACTTGAGTTGCTACACAAATACAGCTAA
- the holB gene encoding DNA polymerase III subunit delta', with translation MIEKNLYPWQREAWQNWQHYLRLKTVPHAILLHGRIGCGVNDFALRLCCSLLCAQDNIDKPCLNCDSCRIFLSGNHPDCLVIEAEQQQIKVQQVRSAIDFLHIGRQYPYYKIVLLKEADSLNYAAANSLLKTLEEPPPETVVLMTCRQPSNLTPTIRSRCHHIYLKEPGSEAVTWLAEQMSITEEAAQHKLTISNNSPLGVLNNIIDNENKSLFYQELERWLAKRLPTHEFVEHWHEKSSMEIQQWLLEYLQRTIMQQAKGVLANDNEVSVSRSNLSNLLYWLHPRQIERCRLAEQNINPRLLLEGSLLEWRKAYYNN, from the coding sequence ATGATTGAAAAAAACCTTTACCCATGGCAGCGCGAAGCATGGCAAAATTGGCAACATTATTTACGCCTGAAAACTGTGCCGCACGCAATATTATTACATGGTCGTATCGGTTGTGGGGTTAATGATTTTGCACTCAGATTATGTTGTAGCTTATTGTGTGCGCAAGATAATATTGATAAACCATGCTTGAATTGTGATAGCTGTCGCATATTCTTATCAGGTAATCATCCTGATTGCTTGGTAATTGAAGCCGAGCAGCAACAAATTAAAGTGCAACAAGTACGCAGCGCGATAGACTTTCTACACATTGGCCGACAGTACCCATACTACAAGATAGTATTATTAAAAGAAGCCGATAGCTTAAATTATGCGGCAGCAAATAGCTTACTTAAAACGCTGGAAGAACCACCACCGGAGACTGTTGTTTTGATGACCTGTAGGCAACCTTCTAATCTAACACCGACTATACGCAGCCGCTGCCATCACATTTACTTGAAAGAACCCGGTAGCGAGGCAGTGACTTGGCTTGCCGAGCAGATGTCTATTACTGAGGAAGCAGCACAACACAAATTAACAATTTCTAATAATAGTCCTTTAGGAGTATTAAATAATATTATAGATAATGAAAATAAATCCTTGTTTTATCAGGAATTAGAGCGATGGTTAGCAAAGCGTCTGCCGACCCATGAGTTCGTTGAGCATTGGCATGAAAAATCCAGTATGGAGATTCAACAATGGCTATTGGAATACTTGCAGCGCACTATAATGCAACAAGCTAAAGGAGTGTTAGCAAATGATAATGAAGTTTCGGTGAGCCGAAGTAATTTATCAAACTTACTGTATTGGTTGCATCCGCGGCAGATAGAACGTTGTCGGCTTGCCGAACAAAATATAAATCCTCGTTTGCTATTAGAAGGTAGCTTGCTAGAGTGGCGTAAAGCATACTATAACAATTAG
- a CDS encoding dTMP kinase encodes MNGKLITLEGVEGTGKSTQIAKLADYLHSKGIDTYTTQEPGGTRLGEEIRRWLLESEHPTSEITELLLFYAARTEHIVQKIKPKLQRGCWVICDRYVDSSYAYQGGGCDIQLDYIAQLNRMAVSVMPDLTILLDMDPKYIWQRLNIATLDRFERENEAFFTRVRQAYLQCAKNNSARIKVVNAEQSIAQVTQAIIEQLEPLVGRHN; translated from the coding sequence ATGAACGGCAAATTGATCACACTGGAAGGAGTGGAAGGAACTGGCAAAAGCACACAGATTGCCAAACTAGCTGATTATTTGCATAGTAAAGGGATAGATACTTATACTACACAAGAACCCGGTGGTACGCGATTGGGGGAAGAAATCCGTCGATGGCTCCTCGAATCAGAGCATCCAACATCTGAAATAACCGAATTACTATTATTCTATGCCGCTCGCACTGAGCATATCGTACAAAAAATAAAGCCAAAGTTGCAAAGAGGTTGCTGGGTAATTTGCGATCGCTATGTGGATTCTAGTTACGCATATCAAGGCGGAGGGTGTGACATTCAATTAGATTATATTGCACAGCTGAATAGAATGGCAGTATCGGTAATGCCCGATTTGACTATTTTATTAGATATGGATCCTAAATATATATGGCAGCGACTAAATATTGCTACACTAGATAGGTTTGAAAGAGAAAATGAGGCATTCTTCACGCGAGTACGCCAGGCTTATTTGCAATGTGCCAAGAATAACTCTGCGCGTATTAAGGTAGTTAACGCTGAGCAAAGTATTGCACAAGTAACGCAGGCAATTATTGAACAGCTAGAACCACTCGTTGGACGACATAATTAA
- the mltG gene encoding endolytic transglycosylase MltG gives MKLRSIIIIVIVFAIVVAFTLLFDFRQQIYQKSIDISEDRSFYIQKGDSLIQILENMHNEQILQPYQGIAPLHWYIALYIYLAQTSAGQIKAGEYLLKPNMKFRQFLDNAFSGQVLQRKFSIIEGYTLRQILEAMQAVPSINVATTDYSDISDRLGISQPSPEGLIFPDTYYYIKGSDALDLLQQGYDKMQATLAEAWQARDLRIPLTSPYEALILASIVEKEAAIATERPLVAGVFISRLTKNMPLQADPTVIYGLGNRFDGNLRSRDLKEKQPYNSYIYKGLPPTPIAMPSLSSITAVMNPTLSDYLYFVAKGDGSHHFSETYEDHLKAVRKYQLKR, from the coding sequence ATGAAGCTAAGAAGCATTATAATTATTGTGATCGTTTTTGCTATCGTTGTAGCTTTTACTTTACTTTTTGATTTTAGGCAACAAATATACCAAAAATCTATAGATATAAGCGAAGATCGTAGCTTTTATATCCAAAAAGGCGACAGTTTAATACAAATACTAGAAAATATGCATAATGAGCAGATACTGCAGCCATATCAAGGCATTGCACCACTGCATTGGTATATCGCACTATACATATATCTGGCACAAACATCTGCTGGGCAAATAAAAGCCGGCGAATATTTACTCAAGCCGAATATGAAATTCCGCCAATTTCTAGATAATGCGTTCTCAGGTCAAGTGCTACAAAGAAAGTTTAGCATTATAGAAGGCTATACACTACGGCAAATTTTAGAAGCTATGCAAGCCGTTCCCTCGATTAATGTTGCAACCACTGATTACAGTGATATCAGCGATCGCTTAGGCATATCACAGCCATCCCCTGAAGGATTGATTTTCCCCGATACTTATTACTATATCAAAGGCAGCGATGCGCTCGACCTATTGCAGCAAGGCTATGATAAGATGCAAGCTACTTTAGCAGAAGCTTGGCAAGCTCGAGACTTGCGTATACCTTTAACATCACCATACGAAGCATTAATTCTCGCTTCTATCGTAGAAAAAGAAGCTGCTATAGCAACAGAACGACCACTCGTTGCAGGAGTTTTTATCTCTCGCTTGACTAAAAATATGCCTTTGCAGGCCGATCCTACGGTGATATATGGGTTGGGAAACCGCTTCGACGGTAACCTTCGTTCGCGTGACTTAAAAGAAAAGCAGCCGTATAATAGCTACATATATAAAGGCTTACCGCCGACACCCATTGCGATGCCTAGTCTTTCATCGATTACTGCGGTGATGAACCCAACATTGAGTGATTATTTGTATTTTGTTGCTAAAGGAGATGGTAGCCATCATTTTTCTGAGACTTATGAGGATCATCTTAAGGCAGTTAGAAAATATCAATTAAAGCGATGA
- the pabC gene encoding aminodeoxychorismate lyase yields MSDIATALVNGQVTDYVSIADRGLAYGDGVFETIAVADGKPCLWKKHTDRLIYGCKQLGIVFNNLDELEKEVFTLSRNAQSNGVIKIIITRGVGASGYKTQPSAKPSRIALLQHRQTFSEQLYRNGVDVCFCKQRLGYNPTLSKIKHLCRLEQVLARMEWQDEYHEGIMFDYYNNAIEGTMSNLFIISDNVLKTPKLDNCGIQGVMREWILEQCQRHNIAVKQQTIDRQAILEADGLFFCNALIRVWPVRSIEANSYDVAVVHRLLRSFAFSEVGIAL; encoded by the coding sequence TTGTCAGATATAGCCACAGCTTTAGTCAATGGTCAGGTAACTGATTATGTATCTATTGCTGATAGAGGTTTGGCTTATGGTGACGGGGTCTTTGAAACAATAGCAGTTGCCGACGGCAAGCCTTGTCTATGGAAAAAACATACCGATAGATTAATCTATGGTTGCAAGCAGTTAGGAATTGTTTTTAATAATCTAGATGAATTAGAAAAAGAAGTATTTACATTATCCCGCAATGCACAGTCTAATGGCGTTATAAAAATCATCATTACTCGCGGCGTTGGTGCATCAGGCTATAAAACACAACCGTCAGCAAAACCTTCGCGCATTGCACTCCTTCAACACCGGCAAACATTCTCTGAGCAACTCTATCGCAACGGAGTAGATGTGTGTTTTTGTAAGCAGCGGCTCGGATACAACCCGACTTTATCTAAAATTAAGCATTTATGCCGCTTAGAACAAGTACTTGCGCGTATGGAATGGCAAGACGAATATCACGAGGGTATTATGTTTGACTACTACAACAATGCGATAGAAGGCACCATGAGCAATTTATTCATCATCAGTGATAATGTGTTAAAAACACCAAAATTAGATAACTGCGGAATCCAAGGTGTGATGCGAGAATGGATTCTAGAACAATGCCAACGACACAACATCGCTGTCAAGCAACAGACTATAGATCGACAAGCCATATTAGAGGCGGATGGATTATTCTTTTGCAATGCATTAATACGTGTATGGCCAGTGCGTAGCATAGAAGCAAATAGTTATGATGTCGCAGTAGTGCATCGCTTGTTGCGGTCATTTGCTTTTTCTGAAGTTGGCATTGCACTATGA
- the fabF gene encoding beta-ketoacyl-ACP synthase II, which yields MKGRRTVITGLGIVCPLGADIDSAWRAILAGQSGISRVAELENSDLSVRIAGLVQGFNVDDYLSAKEQRRCDEFIHYGMAAGSQAIADSGIVADDSNAHRIGVMVGSGIGGLPLIEKQHNVLNSKGSAKLSPFFIPGSIINMVSGNLSIKYGFKGVNYSIVSACATGTHNIGEAARIIATGGADVMIAGGSEKASTALGIGGFAAARALSASHNDDPQKASRPWDLHRDGFVLGDGAGVLVLEEYEHAMKRGAHIYCELSGYGTSSDAYHITQPSPQGEGAVRCMTDVLNDAEINPDEVDYLNAHGTSTPLGDKIESDAVKIVFKSHAYKLSISSVKSMIGHLLGAAGGVEAVFSVLTLRDQILPPTINIETPDPECDLDYVPGQSRKAKVNCILSNSFGFGGTNASLAFRRI from the coding sequence TTGAAAGGTAGAAGAACTGTAATCACTGGATTGGGCATTGTTTGCCCGTTGGGAGCCGATATTGATAGTGCTTGGCGCGCCATTCTAGCCGGGCAAAGTGGTATTTCTCGTGTTGCCGAACTAGAAAATAGCGATCTTTCGGTACGCATAGCCGGGTTAGTGCAGGGATTTAATGTTGATGATTATCTATCTGCTAAGGAACAGCGGCGATGCGACGAGTTTATCCACTACGGTATGGCTGCTGGTAGTCAAGCAATTGCAGATTCAGGTATCGTTGCCGACGATAGCAATGCCCATCGTATCGGAGTTATGGTCGGCTCTGGAATCGGTGGACTACCGTTGATTGAAAAGCAACACAATGTCTTGAACAGCAAAGGCAGTGCTAAATTATCTCCCTTTTTTATCCCTGGTAGCATTATTAATATGGTATCTGGCAACTTATCTATAAAGTATGGTTTTAAGGGTGTTAATTATTCTATCGTATCAGCTTGTGCAACCGGCACACACAATATCGGTGAAGCGGCGCGCATTATCGCCACCGGTGGTGCCGATGTGATGATTGCTGGAGGTAGTGAAAAAGCAAGCACTGCTTTAGGCATTGGCGGTTTTGCTGCGGCCCGTGCGCTCAGTGCCTCACATAACGATGACCCGCAAAAGGCAAGTCGGCCGTGGGATTTACACCGCGACGGCTTCGTCTTAGGCGACGGTGCTGGAGTTCTGGTGTTGGAGGAATACGAGCATGCGATGAAACGTGGCGCGCATATCTATTGTGAACTATCCGGCTACGGTACATCGAGTGATGCGTATCATATTACCCAGCCATCACCGCAAGGTGAGGGAGCAGTGCGCTGTATGACCGATGTGCTGAACGATGCCGAGATTAACCCTGATGAGGTTGATTATCTCAATGCACACGGCACATCCACGCCTTTAGGAGACAAAATAGAGAGCGATGCTGTCAAAATAGTATTTAAGTCGCATGCATATAAACTTTCGATTAGTTCAGTAAAATCAATGATCGGCCACCTGTTGGGGGCAGCCGGTGGGGTTGAAGCAGTATTCTCAGTGCTAACTTTGAGAGATCAAATACTACCGCCTACTATCAATATAGAGACTCCTGATCCGGAATGTGACCTGGATTATGTTCCTGGGCAATCACGCAAAGCCAAAGTAAACTGTATACTATCCAATTCTTTTGGATTCGGTGGAACCAATGCATCGCTTGCATTTCGCAGGATTTAA
- the acpP gene encoding acyl carrier protein, whose product MEDIDARVRKIVAEQLSVSEDKVTDDASFVNDLNADSLDTVELVMALEEEFECAIPDEEAEKITTVKQAIDYIKSNS is encoded by the coding sequence ATGGAAGATATAGACGCTAGAGTTCGCAAAATCGTAGCGGAGCAGCTCAGTGTATCCGAAGACAAAGTAACCGACGATGCATCATTCGTCAATGATTTGAATGCGGATTCATTGGATACCGTAGAGTTGGTTATGGCACTTGAGGAAGAATTTGAGTGTGCGATACCCGACGAAGAAGCTGAGAAAATCACAACGGTTAAACAAGCGATAGATTATATCAAAAGTAATTCTTGA
- the fabG gene encoding 3-oxoacyl-[acyl-carrier-protein] reductase, with amino-acid sequence MTETPKIALVTGASRGIGAAILKTLMNDTLEIYGTATTDAGAKAISAIIKTANAKGSGLVMRVDKEDSIAQVAEYLKQQNKMPDIIINNAGITRDNLLLRMSYDDWQEVINTNLTSVYRVTKMFIKKMIKNRWGRIINITSVIASIGNAGQSNYAAAKSGMLGLTKSLAKELAARNITVNNIAPGFIDTDMTASLSAEQRQALLQNIPLRRFGVADEVGFLTRFLISEDAGYITGETIHINGGMYMP; translated from the coding sequence ATGACTGAAACTCCTAAAATCGCCTTGGTTACCGGTGCCTCGCGAGGCATAGGTGCTGCTATTTTGAAAACCTTGATGAATGATACGCTAGAGATTTACGGTACCGCAACGACTGATGCAGGTGCCAAAGCAATATCGGCAATCATCAAAACCGCAAATGCTAAAGGGTCAGGGCTGGTTATGCGAGTAGATAAGGAAGACTCCATAGCACAGGTCGCTGAATATCTTAAGCAGCAAAATAAAATGCCAGATATTATTATCAATAATGCTGGCATCACCCGTGATAATCTGTTACTCAGAATGAGTTATGATGACTGGCAAGAAGTCATTAATACTAATCTAACATCTGTCTATCGAGTGACTAAGATGTTTATCAAAAAAATGATTAAGAATAGATGGGGCAGAATTATTAATATCACATCGGTTATCGCATCTATCGGCAATGCCGGACAATCAAATTATGCTGCAGCTAAATCGGGAATGCTGGGCTTGACAAAGAGTTTAGCTAAGGAATTAGCTGCGCGTAATATCACGGTAAATAATATTGCTCCCGGTTTTATTGATACTGATATGACCGCATCACTCTCCGCAGAACAACGCCAGGCATTATTACAAAATATCCCACTGCGTCGTTTTGGAGTGGCTGATGAGGTTGGGTTTTTAACTCGATTTTTAATTTCCGAAGATGCCGGCTACATTACTGGAGAAACGATTCATATTAACGGTGGCATGTATATGCCGTGA
- the fabD gene encoding ACP S-malonyltransferase, with the protein METAFVFPGQGSQSVNMLEALNHKYKEVRSTFEEASEMLSRDLYKLVRKGTAEELAQTTNTQPIILTASVAIWRIWKNSTNHVPAVMAGHSLGEYSALACSGALTFEAALRLVAKRAELMQSSMAGGEGVMAAIIGLDKDRVIELCKKSCTQGGIVEAVNFNTPLQTVIAGNTDKVKQVMEIAKVEGASKCVLLAVTVPSHCSLMKAAAEKFAEQIKKIKISVPKVKVIHNYDAQSYKDPAHIANALIKQLYKPVKWVDIIQKISASGIENFVEIGPGGVLSSLIKRIDKSFITYRVNDPKSLGYVLEKLTA; encoded by the coding sequence ATTGAAACTGCTTTTGTCTTTCCGGGACAAGGTTCGCAAAGTGTTAATATGCTCGAGGCATTAAATCATAAATACAAAGAAGTACGGAGTACCTTTGAAGAAGCATCCGAGATGCTATCTCGCGACCTCTATAAATTAGTCAGAAAAGGGACTGCCGAAGAGTTAGCCCAGACGACTAACACCCAACCAATTATATTGACAGCTAGTGTTGCAATATGGCGAATTTGGAAAAATTCTACGAATCATGTACCCGCTGTGATGGCCGGTCATAGTTTAGGTGAATATAGCGCTTTGGCTTGTAGCGGTGCGTTGACTTTTGAAGCAGCACTTCGCTTAGTCGCAAAGCGTGCCGAACTTATGCAGAGTTCAATGGCTGGCGGCGAAGGTGTAATGGCGGCAATCATTGGCCTTGATAAAGACCGAGTTATCGAGCTATGCAAAAAAAGCTGCACCCAAGGCGGCATTGTAGAAGCAGTAAACTTTAATACACCGCTACAAACCGTTATTGCTGGGAACACTGATAAGGTAAAGCAAGTAATGGAAATTGCTAAAGTCGAAGGGGCAAGTAAATGTGTGCTATTAGCCGTTACAGTACCCTCGCATTGCTCGTTGATGAAAGCTGCTGCTGAAAAATTTGCCGAACAAATAAAAAAGATTAAAATTAGCGTGCCTAAAGTAAAAGTTATACATAATTATGATGCTCAGTCTTATAAAGATCCTGCGCATATAGCGAATGCTTTGATCAAGCAGCTATACAAACCAGTAAAATGGGTGGATATCATACAAAAAATCTCAGCAAGTGGTATCGAGAATTTTGTTGAAATAGGACCGGGAGGAGTTTTATCGTCGTTAATCAAACGTATAGATAAGAGCTTTATAACCTACAGAGTGAACGATCCTAAAAGCTTAGGCTATGTACTAGAAAAACTTACAGCATGA
- the infA gene encoding translation initiation factor IF-1, with product MPKEQIFEIEGVVTDVLPNTVFRVKLDNGHTVTAHISGRMRKHYIRILAGDKVTVEMTPYDLTRGRIIYREK from the coding sequence ATGCCTAAAGAGCAAATTTTTGAGATCGAAGGTGTCGTCACTGATGTGCTACCTAATACAGTGTTTAGGGTCAAGCTTGACAATGGCCATACCGTCACTGCTCATATATCCGGCCGCATGCGAAAACATTATATTCGTATACTAGCCGGTGATAAGGTAACAGTTGAAATGACACCTTATGATTTGACGCGCGGTAGAATTATATATAGAGAGAAGTAA